GCCCGCCTCTTAGTCATTCCGAACGAAGTGAGGAATCTCTCCCGGTGCGATGCATAAAGGCAAACAAAATCCGGCGCTTTGCAGCGTCTTCTTCGAATGCGCTTCTGAGCATGGCAGCGCCGTGATTAAGGACACAAGCTTGTAAAAGGAGGCACGTTCCCTCAGGGGAGTAGAATTCCTAAGACGGACGGAGCGTCGAGTCGCTTTTGAGGGCGGAGTTCGTGTCTGACCTCAACTCGCGGACTTCCCGCTGGAGATCATGGATCATATCGAGCAGACACCGGATGGCTTCGGAGGTCGGGTCCGGCAGGTTCCCATGTTCGAGATCAACAGCGCTGAGAATGTCGGTTCGTTTTCCGTAAACGACTTTTCCGGGAATCCCGACGACGGTCGTATTTGGCGGGACGTCCTCGATAACAACAGAGCCCGAACCGACTCGCGCGTTCTCGCCCACTCGAATGGGTCCCAGTACTGAGGCACCGGCGCCTATGATCACATTGTCGCCGATCGTGGGGTGTCTTTTTTCCTTCTTCCAGCTCGTGCCTCCGAGCGTAACGCCATGGTAGAGGGTGACATTATTGCCGACTTCCGCCGTTTCTCCGATGACGACACCCATGCCGTGATCGATGAAGAAACCGGAGCCGATAGTAGCTCCGGGATGAATTTCAATGCCGGTGAGAAACCTTGCCAGTTGCGAGATTAGTCGGCCAAAAAGCTTGAGGCGGCGATTCCACAGCCAGTGCGCAATGCGGTGGAACTGCAATGCGTGAAAGCCGGGATAGCAGAACACGACTTCAAACGTGCTCCGGGCCGCCGGATCACGCTCAAAGACAGCCCTTATATCGGTCTGAAACGTTCGCAGAATGGACATAAAAACACCTCACAGATTATTATATTGGCTTTTTATGAGTAAGTCAACGGAAATGGTCAACAATGAAGGGTCCAGTCAGGATTCCAGGTCCCAGAATCCCGCACATTCGCATCTATCCCCACATTCCATTATAATGTCATCCGAAGAAGTCGTTATGGCGACTGCCGCAAGCGAAGGGGACTGGCCCCATTTGCGGAATTCACGCCCTTTTGAATTCGTGGAAAGGCGCCGGTCCCCGGAGCAAAAGCCAGTCGCTCAGTCGTCGGACACATTCGCATTGTTGCAGTCGGTCAGGATTTCAGAATGACCGCTCCGGAGGCAGGCCAATGAAGAGTTTGATCATTTGTTTTTCGCAGACCGGCAATACCAGGAAAACGGCCGAACGTATCCGCTTGGGGATTATGAAGGTCAGCGGCCATTGCGAATTGATCAATTTTCGGGATGTCGAAGCGCATCGACTGGAAGAGTATGAGCTGGTCGGGCTGGGATGTCCGGTTTTCTATTATCAGGAGCCGTTCAATATCCGCGATTTCTTGCGGAACCTGCCTCCCCAAGCTGGCCGGCAGTGGTTCGTGTTCTGCACACATGGGTCGGTGATGGGGAACGCCCTCAACCTGGTGATTGGGCGCCTGCGGGAAAAGGGGGCTCTTGTGATCGGCTTCCACGACACCTACGCTGATGGCACGCTTCCGTTTTATCCGTATCCCACCTTGACCACCGGGCATCCGGATGAACTCGATCTGAAGGAAGCCGAGGAATTCGGCGTGGCCGTTGCGGAGAGGAGCCGGCGAGTCAGCGAAGGCGTCACAAGCCTGATTCCCAGTCCTGACGAGGTTCCGGAGGATTGGGTGCGGACGGCGGAGTTCCTGAGCCTTGAATTTCTGGGGCAGTCAATGCCGAAGCTGACTATCAATCCCGATAGATGCACGCACTGTGGCACGTGCGCAAGCGAATGTCCGGTGAGCGGAATTGACACCGAGGCAGAGCCTCCTCGAATTCAGCAGCCGTGTATTTACTGCTACTACTGCGCGAAAATCTGCCCGACTCTTGCCATAGAAGCTGACTGGGAGCAATTGGTTCAGATGGCGCCACAGAATTACGCCCGTTATCGAGAAGCGCTTGATGACGCGGTGGCCAAGGGGAAATTCCGGTGGCTGGTTTCGCCCGACTCGATGGATTTTGGGAATCCTCTCTACAAACAGAGAGAGAAAGAAATGAAAACTGCACACGGCGAAGCGTAAATTGAGGTGCAATTCCGGCCGCGCATTTTGATTCTCTCTTCACCTCTCACTTTTCAGGCTTCTCTTCCCGGACGTGCAACCGGATTCGGGTTGTCTTCGAAGAGCGATGTTTCTCGTCGGAAACGTCGGATCTGAGAGTGACGGTTGCATCGATTATGGAATAGCCGTCGAGCAAATATCGCAGTAATTCCTCCCGCAGGGCCTCTTCGGCCGTCAGATCTCCATACGGCTCGATCGTTACAGTTTTCTCTTGAACAGTCCGCTCTTCGACCGTATGGGGTGACTCGCGGACATACTCGGCGCTCAGCGTGCTGCCGTGGCTGCGCAGGATTTCCTCGATCTGGCCGGAGGTGATACGCATGAAGTAGACACAAGTGTGCCCCTGATGTAATGAAATCGCTTCCAGGGGTTTTACCTTGTGCTTGAAATGATCGACCGAATAGATACGGCACTGGAACGGCTGGCCCGCCCTGGCAATAAGATGTGCACAGGATGCACAGTTTTCCTTTCTGCGCATGGGCTGAAGCGAGCGCTGAGGGCTCGCGGTACTATTGTCGGAGAGCATAGGAGGGTTTTCATGTGCCTGGTGACCAGCCGTCCTTGCCGTATCAACTTCATCCGCCTCGGCCGCGGAAAGAAAATAGTGAGAAATATCCTTGAATCCTTTTTCCGGAGTCTTCCGATGGCGCCTGCCCATCGCCGGTACCGTCGCTGTTGCCTGTTCTGAAGCTCGTCTAGCAGAAAGAAGCCCTCCCTCGAACGGTTCGGGGGATGGTTTTGTCAATCCACCTCAATGACGGAGTTCTTTTGCCCGAATTCCCCGACAACCTGTGCAGGGTTCTCCGGGTCTTCCTTCCAGTCGCCATCGACAATAAACTTGTATTGATATTTGCCCGGCTGGAGCGGCAAACATAAACTCCATTTTCCGCTTCCCTCCCTCTTCAGCCGGTATTTGTCTGAGGCGTCCCACCCGTTGAAATTGCCGGCCACCTTCACATCGGCCGCGTTCTCGTCAAAATAGGAGAAAAGCACGCGCGCCGGAAACGGGGCGGGAGTATCAAACAAGTCCAGATCGCTCGACAGCTCGTGGGCGAGTTCCGCAAAATCCTCATGGGCCGTCGAATATGGAGCAAATTTGCGTATCGGCAGTCCGCCCATCGCGCCTTCGGCCAGCTTGATGGTCCTGTGGATGAGCGTCTTGCAGAGGATATCCCCGAAATTCTCCGAAAGTAAAGAAAGGATTTTGCGGGCGAAAATGGTCCGCGGCTCATACATATTGACCACAATTCTCGTGCGAATATGGTGCGAGGTCCGGGTGCAGATCACATTGATCGTCTCGAGCAGCTTCTGCAGCCCTTGCAGAGAGAATCGGCTCATGTCGACCGGGATCAGCGCCACTTGAGCGGCCCTCAGAGCGTTCATGGTTAATATTCCGACGCTCGGGGGGGCATCAATAATGCAGAAATCGAAATGAGGAATTGCCTCGATAAGGACGTCTCGCAGCCGGTCTTCTCTTCCTCTTTTTCCGCTCAGTTGCTGCTCGAGCGCGCTGAGCATTATGTTGGAAGGCGCCACAGCCAAATTTTCATCAACCTGGACCTGCACCTGCCGGAAACAGCCCGCGTCCCCTTCTTCACTCATCGTGTCATAGATGGTCTTTTCCAACCGGTCAGCATCTATCCCCAAAGCGGCGCCGGAATGTCCTTGAGGATCCAGGTCCACCAATAGAACCCTCTCGCCGCCCGCAGCCAGACATGCAGCCAGATTTACCGCAATAGTGGTCTTCCCGCAGCCGCCTTTCTGGTTCACCACCGTCAGGGTCTTCATTGCTTCATGCTCCCGCATCTCGGCTCCCACTGAAATCACCCCATTCGTGGATGATTATCCGCTTCTCCGTGGTTTTCGCGGTAATTATACCATTGAGTGTGCTTTAAGTCAAAGAAAAAATGCAATATATTGAAAAAAATTTGCAGGATAACACTATATATGGGGTTTTCTAGCCTCTTTGGCTGGCTTAGCTTCTCGTCGTCAAATCTCTGATACGAACTTGTACTATTTTGAACGCAATATCTTTTTTTTCTCCTGCTTTCTTACGAAATGTTTCTTGTTTGACTAAATATAAGCTTCTTACTGGACAAGGACTTATGAGAAGGTTGCCGCCCGAGGGCGAAGTGGCATATTAAGTGCTAGTAGTGCGGCGCCAGGTTATTTACGCGTCCTTGTTGGCGGCAGCACCCGGAAGATATTTTCAGAAGGAAGCATTATGATTCAAGAAGTTCAGATCAAGAAATTACTGATGCGATCCTCAAAACTGCCTACAATTCCCGCTGTGGCGAGACAACTGCTCTCTATTAGTGAATGGGAAACCGCCGATCTGAATCAGGTGGCCGAGATAATCAGCGCCGACATCTCCCTTGTCTCCAGAATTCTGAGGATTGTTAACTCTCCTTTTTATGGTTTTCCCCATAAAATCAGCACAATCTCGCAAGCATTGGTGGTGCTTGGTGTCCGTGCAACCCGGTCATTGACGCTGAGTTTCTCGCTTTTACAGATGTCGTCGGCGGGTGGGGGTGGCAAATTCAATTATGCCGGTTTCTGGACTCGCTCGTTAAACACGGCCGTCGCGGCGCGCGAGTTTGCGCAGGCGGCGGGGTTGCGAGACATGGAGGAAGCTTTTGTGTCGGGCCTTCTTCAGGATATTGGGGTTCTGGTAATTGGGCATTGCGCCCCCAGGGAATACGCTCTCATCTCAAGAGAATCGCCCGACCAACTGGCTCCGCCATTGGCGGTGGAGAGAAGACATCTCGGGACTGACCACGTGGAACTCGCAAAACACCTGTTTGAGGAATGGAAACTCCCTCATTCACTTCTGATCCCCGTCCTGTACCACCACGAGCCACAGGGCCTGACCTCGACCGATCCGCAGACGATGCTCTCGATAAACATCCAATATTTTGCGGGGAGGATGGGAGAGTGGCTGTACGCGACCCACAAGAATGGGAATTCATTCGACGGGTTAAGCGAGTTGGCCCTCGAGTATTTCGGGATTAGTCAGCTTGAGTTTGAGGCTTTGATGCGGCGGATCGATTGCCGCGTGAGCGAGATGTCGGAACTCTTTGAGGTGAATGACACCCGCCCCACCACATATGCAAACCTGCTCGAACAGGCGAACCAGGAGCTTGGTCGTATTGTCCATGAACAGGAGCGGTTGCTGAGGGATTTGGAGGCGGCAAAACTGGAGGCAAAGAAGCTGGCCGAACAGTTGCGGGAAGCGAACCTGAAGCTGGTGAGCGAATCGAGAAAAGACGGCCTCACAGACCTGGCAAATCGGCGCCATTGTGAAGAATTTCTGGATAAAGAACTCAAACGTTCATTGCGCTACGGCCACCCGATCTCCGTCCTCTTCATAGATATCGACAATTTCAAGTCGATCAACGACCGATGGGGACATCTCGCGGGAGACGCCAATATCAAGCAGTTCGCTGGAATCCTGAAGGAGTCCGTTCGTGCAAACGACCTCGTGGCGCGCTATGGGGGAGAGGAATTTCTTGTGATACTCGTGGAGAGCTCGAGCTCCGAGGCTGTTGTCGCCGCCGAACGCATTCGGCAGGCCGTTGAACAGACTCCTTTTTTCCGGGAGGATTCCGCTGTTCCCCTGTTCCTCACCGCAAGCATCGGTATTGCGAGCTGGATGCCTGGGGACGAACAGATTGATATGCGAGCACTGTTGGGAAAGGCCGATGAGGCCATGTATCAGGCAAAGCGGGCCGGAAAAAACTGCGTCTCCGTCCTCGATGCCAATTCGTAGTCTCTGCCCGCCCCACATGCGGTTGACGCTTAAAGGAATCTGCGCCGGCGAAACCCGCTCCGCCTCCGGAGAACGAGTAAGAGGAGGGCTCCCGCGAAGAATCCGCCGATGTGCGCGAACCAGGCGATCCCGCGCGCATCAACCGGTCCCGCCATCAAGGTTGGCAGGGCAAACAGAATCTGCATGAAAATGTAAAAGCCGAGGAACAGGAAGGCCGGCACCTCGACAAAGTAGAAGAACAGGAACACCGGAATCGCCGCAAGCACACGCGCCCGCGGGAAGAGGAGAAAGTATGCCCCCAGAACTCCCGAAACCGCGCCGCTTGCGCCGATCACGGGGATCGTTGAGCCGGGATGCGTAAAGATATGGCTGAAAGTCGCCGCCAGACCGGTCAGAAGATAGAAGAAAACGAACTTGCCGTGACCGAAGTAATCCTCGACGTTA
The Candidatus Abyssobacteria bacterium SURF_5 genome window above contains:
- a CDS encoding rhomboid family intramembrane serine protease, producing the protein MIPIKDRNPADLFPAVTLLLIAANVAVFFYQISQGPQHFEQVVMSLALVPKTFVAEPLAPNQFTSLFTSMFMHGGILHLVGNMLFLWIFGNNVEDYFGHGKFVFFYLLTGLAATFSHIFTHPGSTIPVIGASGAVSGVLGAYFLLFPRARVLAAIPVFLFFYFVEVPAFLFLGFYIFMQILFALPTLMAGPVDARGIAWFAHIGGFFAGALLLLVLRRRSGFRRRRFL
- the cysE gene encoding serine O-acetyltransferase, translated to MSILRTFQTDIRAVFERDPAARSTFEVVFCYPGFHALQFHRIAHWLWNRRLKLFGRLISQLARFLTGIEIHPGATIGSGFFIDHGMGVVIGETAEVGNNVTLYHGVTLGGTSWKKEKRHPTIGDNVIIGAGASVLGPIRVGENARVGSGSVVIEDVPPNTTVVGIPGKVVYGKRTDILSAVDLEHGNLPDPTSEAIRCLLDMIHDLQREVRELRSDTNSALKSDSTLRPS
- a CDS encoding 4Fe-4S dicluster domain-containing protein, translated to MKSLIICFSQTGNTRKTAERIRLGIMKVSGHCELINFRDVEAHRLEEYELVGLGCPVFYYQEPFNIRDFLRNLPPQAGRQWFVFCTHGSVMGNALNLVIGRLREKGALVIGFHDTYADGTLPFYPYPTLTTGHPDELDLKEAEEFGVAVAERSRRVSEGVTSLIPSPDEVPEDWVRTAEFLSLEFLGQSMPKLTINPDRCTHCGTCASECPVSGIDTEAEPPRIQQPCIYCYYCAKICPTLAIEADWEQLVQMAPQNYARYREALDDAVAKGKFRWLVSPDSMDFGNPLYKQREKEMKTAHGEA
- a CDS encoding GGDEF domain-containing protein, which translates into the protein MIQEVQIKKLLMRSSKLPTIPAVARQLLSISEWETADLNQVAEIISADISLVSRILRIVNSPFYGFPHKISTISQALVVLGVRATRSLTLSFSLLQMSSAGGGGKFNYAGFWTRSLNTAVAAREFAQAAGLRDMEEAFVSGLLQDIGVLVIGHCAPREYALISRESPDQLAPPLAVERRHLGTDHVELAKHLFEEWKLPHSLLIPVLYHHEPQGLTSTDPQTMLSINIQYFAGRMGEWLYATHKNGNSFDGLSELALEYFGISQLEFEALMRRIDCRVSEMSELFEVNDTRPTTYANLLEQANQELGRIVHEQERLLRDLEAAKLEAKKLAEQLREANLKLVSESRKDGLTDLANRRHCEEFLDKELKRSLRYGHPISVLFIDIDNFKSINDRWGHLAGDANIKQFAGILKESVRANDLVARYGGEEFLVILVESSSSEAVVAAERIRQAVEQTPFFREDSAVPLFLTASIGIASWMPGDEQIDMRALLGKADEAMYQAKRAGKNCVSVLDANS